In the genome of Deltaproteobacteria bacterium, the window TTGACCAGAATATCCAGCGTCCCGTAATGATCCATAGCGCTGCGCACAAAATTTTTCGCCTGCTCGGCATCCGTCACGTCGGCGGGAACAGCAATTACCTCGCCCCCCGTTTCCTTTATGATCTCTTCTCTTGCCTGCGGCAGATACGGATCATCCAGGGCACAGATGGCAACACGCGCCCCCTCCTTTGACAGCATCTTCGCCACGGCCAGTCCCAGCCCCATGCTCCCACCGGCCACCAGGGCAACTTTATTCTTCAATCCTAAATCCACATCTACCTCCTTAATCGGTGTTGATCGTAATGTCTTCGTCTGTATCATATTTTACATGGGAATTCTGCAATTTTTCATCCTTTCTCACCTTCCTGTAAAGCTTCGGATGCCTTTCTCAGGAGGAACTCCTGAAAAGCCTTGTCATGCTCGACACAAAAAGCTTCTTCAAATCCGCGATTCGCGTGGTCCAGCATGTATGTCTTGATGAAGTGAATTGCAGACGCCGGAGCTTCCAGAATAGTAGCAGCAATCTGGCATGCCCTCTCCATCAACCTTTCACCATCGACAACCTCGTTGACCAGACCTATGCGATGTGCTTCTATAGCGTCAATCTTTCTCCCTGTGAAACAGAGGTCGCGGGCTATCCCCTCGCCGACAATCCATCGAAGGGGGGTTAGCAGCGGGGGAATACCGAATTTAATCTCCGGATGTCCGAAGACGGCGGTTTTTGAGCATATTCTCAGGTCGCAAAGTTTTGCAAGATCAAACCCACCGGCCAGAGCCGGACCATTTACCGCAGCAATCGTTGGTTTGGGGAAATACCAGATATC includes:
- a CDS encoding enoyl-CoA hydratase/isomerase family protein — its product is MEFRTIEAVAKQGRIGIITLNRPEKRNAISIEMRREVSTCLRDWKDSETVGTVIFTGSGEAFSAGFDLGEFKHPALYNEIYETSARYHRDIWYFPKPTIAAVNGPALAGGFDLAKLCDLRICSKTAVFGHPEIKFGIPPLLTPLRWIVGEGIARDLCFTGRKIDAIEAHRIGLVNEVVDGERLMERACQIAATILEAPASAIHFIKTYMLDHANRGFEEAFCVEHDKAFQEFLLRKASEALQEGEKG